A genomic segment from Salvia splendens isolate huo1 chromosome 13, SspV2, whole genome shotgun sequence encodes:
- the LOC121761347 gene encoding putative disease resistance protein At1g50180 has product MAAYAAAVSLKNTIQCILQSSRISLVPPSPQILHPAYKAMCRLQKVLLKLDETGYSKIRTKVNALDEQIKEAIWEFEDLLESHFYDQILQQLERDHSSFSLDLQTLRERVDNFIERVTVMKTEYDTELLSMPEEESEPISSRIDFCGINSKRFGSCNCYKFTKDNILAEGQGICFSVIGMAGVGKTTLAKKVFDDPAIQRHFELRAWVKVGRKCESNETLRCILAQLDPSTRDQMLNQGEDGDDDFEKLFGVLEERLKDKKCLIVMDDVWEWDRQLMDRFPKENVRVLLTSRLRMKEFPFLRMCLLDEKESKKLLGEKLFGEHGFPPHLEKLGEKIVKKCEGIPLLIVTVAELLSKEDITPQYWTEVVEKQHNSVFVDAYDQISEVLFPSYEYLHQHLKMFFLYLGAYPPYSDIHKSEFEHQMIAEGFLEPIREHTIQKYIQNCLAMLHDRYNLIIHKGNVNSWFSQHKLCVPSCWQHVCKKEASKTKFLHVLQSCDEVMKDQRRLCAHWNT; this is encoded by the coding sequence ATGGCGGCCTATGCCGCAGCGGTCTCTCTCAAGAATACGATTCAGTGTATTCTACAATCGTCTCGCATTTCGCTGGTTCCTCCCTCTCCACAAATCTTACACCCGGCCTACAAGGCCATGTGTCGCTTGCAGAAAGTTTTACTAAAATTGGATGAGACGGGCTACAGCAAGATCAGGACGAAGGTGAATGCTTTGGATGAACAAATCAAAGAGGCCATATGGGAATTCGAAGATTTACTAGAATCTCATTTCTACGATCAGATTCTTCAACAACTTGAGAGGGATCACTCATCTTTCTCTCTAGATCTGCAGACTCTGCGAGAGAGGGTTGATAACTTCATCGAAAGGGTGACGGTGATGAAGACAGAGTACGATACTGAACTGCTGAGTATGCCTGAAGAAGAAAGCGAACCTATCTCCTCAAGAATTGATTTTTGTGGAATCAACTCAAAGAGGTTTGGATCATGCAATTGTTATAAGTTTACCAAAGATAATATTCTTGCAGAAGGTCAAGGAATTTGCTTTTCCGTTATTGGGATGGCAGGGGTTGGGAAGACAACTCTGGCTAAGAAAGTATTTGACGATCCAGCGATTCAGAGACATTTCGAGCTTCGAGCATGGGTCAAAGTGGGCAGAAAATGTGAATCCAATGAAACATTACGATGCATTCTGGCTCAACTGGATCCCAGCACTCGCGACCAAATGCTTAACCAAGGAGAGGATGGCGACGACGACTTTGAGAAATTATTTGGAGTCTTGGAAGAGAGACTGAAGGATAAGAAATGTCTCATTGTGATGGATGATGTATGGGAATGGGACAGACAACTGATGGATAGATTTCCAAAAGAGAATGTCCGAGTCTTGCTTACAAGCAGGCTTAGAATGAAAGAATTTCCATTTCTAAGAATGTGCCTGTTAGATGAAAAAGAAAGTAAGAAATTACTTGGTGAGAAGCTGTTTGGTGAACATGGTTTCCCTCCTCACCTTGAGAAACTAGGAGAGAAGATTGTCAAAAAATGTGAAGGTATTCCACTTTTGATAGTCACAGTTGCAGAGCTCCTATCTAAAGAAGATATAACCCCACAATACTGGACAGAGGTAGTCGAAAAACAACATAACTCAGTCTTCGTGGATGCATATGATCAAATATCAGAGGTACTTTTCCCAAGCTATGAATACTTGCATCAACATTTGAAAATGTTCTTTCTCTATTTGGGAGCTTACCCTCCATATAGTGATATCCACAAAAGTGAATTCGAGCATCAGATGATTGCTGAAGGATTTCTTGAACCGATTAGAGAACATACTATACAAAAATATATCCAGAACTGCTTAGCAATGCTTCATGACAGGTATAATCTTATTATACACAAAGGCAATGTAAATTCTTGGTTTTCACAACACAAGTTGTGTGTGCCTTCTTGCTGGCAGCACGTGTGTAAGAAAGAAGCTAGTAAGACCAAGTTTTTGCATGTTTTACAAAGTTGTGATGAAGTTATGAAAGACCAACGTCGGTTATGTGCCCATTGGAACACTTGA
- the LOC121761848 gene encoding somatic embryogenesis receptor kinase 2-like, whose translation MLLDWSNYIESEVEQLIQVALLCTQSSPMDRPKISEVVRMLEGDGLAEKWDEWQKVEVHQQEVELAPHPTSDWIVDSTENLHAFELSGPR comes from the exons ATGTTGCTCGATTGG AGCAATTACATCGAATCAGAAGTCGAGCAGCTGATCCAGGTCGCTCTCCTCTGCACGCAGAGCTCCCCGATGGACCGGCCCAAGATATCGGAAGTGGTGAGGATGCTAGAAGGCGACGGGCTGGCAGAGAAATGGGACGAGTGGCAGAAGGTGGAGGTTCATCAGCAGGAGGTAGAGCTCGCCCCCCACCCGACTTCCGATTGGATAGTCGACTCGACTGAAAATTTACACGCCTTCGAGTTGTCTGGTCCCAGGTGA
- the LOC121763063 gene encoding putative late blight resistance protein homolog R1A-4: protein MLFLYLGAFPPYVDIKIHNLLRQLIAEGFVEALEKQNLDDFMVDCMVKLSRGYHLVLLESNRQSMLSRHEFRVHSCWQHLCKKEASKTKFLHVLQSWDDDDDIMKNQRRLCVHYNTLFAFKHVCDSIKSECASTVRSLLCLGPYHKYPVPIHAMDFKLLRVLDALAVRFYHIPLEIMKLVCLKYIALTCNTKLPSSISNLFHLQTLIIHPHMCIRKRGTLSHMPVEIWDMQELQQIDVRGRDLPTPNSDATFHKLSFLFGVSAESCTREILKRIPNLKRLDIQVELKPYDDDNDSNPLSSLGYISEELRNLEVLRYHVENPKMEHESIIPLSMFPSSLTSLYLSGFGCPWKHINDICSLLPNLMDLSLQQYAFRGSEWEIESGCLLKLEELIIGDTNLLRWRARHGSLPRLRLLSIHHCYKLQQLDWTRVIRSHIGFTRKCGIAYNRESTLYL from the coding sequence ATGCTTTTTCTCTACCTAGGAGCTTTCCCTCCATATGTTGATATCAAAATACACAACCTCTTACGTCAGCTAATTGCTGAGGGGTTTGTTGAAGCGCttgaaaaacaaaatttggatgATTTTATGGTCGATTGCATGGTAAAGCTTTCTCGTGGATATCATCTTGTTCTATTAGAATCGAATCGGCAATCTATGCTTTCAAGGCATGAGTTTCGTGTGCATTCTTGCTGGCAGCACTTGTGTAAGAAAGAAGCTAGTAAGACCAAGTTTTTACATGTTTTACAAAGttgggatgatgatgatgatattatGAAAAACCAACGTCGGTTGTGCGTCCATTACAACACTCTATTTGCCTTCAAACATGTATGTGATTCAATAAAAAGTGAGTGCGCATCCACCGTCCGCTCTCTCCTTTGTTTGGGTCCTTACCACAAATATCCGGTGCCAATTCATGCCATGGATTTTAAGTTGTTGAGGGTACTAGATGCTCTTGCAGTCCGATTTTACCATATTCCACTTGAAATTATGAAACTAGTCTGTCTAAAGTACATTGCTCTGACTTGCAATACAAAGCTCCCTAGTTCCATATCTAACCTTTTTCACCTTCAAACCTTGATTATCCATCCACATATGTGCATTAGAAAGCGTGGAACATTGTCACATATGCCAGTGGAAATATGGGACATGCAAGAGCTACAACAAATTGACGTTAGAGGAAGAGACCTACCAACCCCTAACTCTGATGCTACTTTTCACAAACTCTCATTTCTTTTTGGTGTGAGTGCAGAAAGTTGCACTAGAGAAATCCTGAAGAGAATCCCTAATTTAAAAAGATTAGATATTCAAGTGGAGTTGAAGCCTTACGATGATGACAATGATAGCAATCCATTGAGTAGCCTAGGCTATATCTCAGAGGAACTTCGGAATTTGGAGGTTCTTAGATACCATGTCGAGAATCCTAAGATGGAGCATGAGTCTATCATTCCTCTTTCAATGTTTCCATCAAGTCTGACATCTTTGTATTTGAGTGGCTTCGGGTGTCCATGGAAGCACATAAATGACATTTGTTCGCTGCTACCGAATCTTATGGACCTCAGCTTACAACAGTATGCTTTTCGAGGCTCGGAGTGGGAAATAGAATCAGGTTGTCTTTTGAAACTTGAGGAACTTATAATTGGAGACACCAATTTATTGCGATGGAGAGCTCGACATGGAAGCCTCCCAAGGCTTCGCCTCCTAAGCATACATCACTGCTACAAATTACAACAACTTGATTGGACGCGTgtgatacgatcccacatcggtttcacacgaaagtgtggaatagcatataatagggagtcaaccctttacctttga